The window GCTCACTCGGGCGCAGTAGATACATATTTTTATTAAGGCTTTTTAGTCTGGAGTTCAGTGATACAAGGAATCCTATTCCTGAGCTGTCTAAAAAATGGGCTTCAGAAAGATTTGCAATAACAATTTTAATTTCAGGAGAGTTGCTTTTAGCTTCAACATTACTTTTAAAGCCGTGAAGCGATTCAATAGTAATTTCTTTTCCGAATTTTAGAGTCATTACTCCATCGGATATAGTTATTCTTTCGTCTTCCATTGATCTTCCTCTATTTTCCGAGTTAGCCTGATTATGTTCTTGCCATTTTCTTTAACAAGTTCGAAGGAATCCATCAATTTTGACATAATGAACATGCCGCGTCCTCCTACCGCTTCCGGCGAAGGCATGGAGAAGTCAATTGATTCAGAACAAAGACCTTTCCCCCAGTCCGCAATTTCCAGAACAATGTGATCCGGCGGGAAAATTTCTATTTTAAGTTCCAGCTTGTTGCAGTCAGCGATTTTTTCATAAGCGTGTCTGGCTACATTGGAGCATGCTTCAGTCAAAACCAAGTCTATGTCGTGAAGTATGTTTTCATCTAAAATGAATTTTTTAAGTATGAGAACGGCTCTTCTGGCAATTTCTCTACTTTCTTCAGGGTTGGGAACCGCTTCCAGCACAAAACTATGCATGAATGCTCCAATGTCCTTACTGAACGGAAATGTCGCTCCGATCATGTGTTGCAATTGTTGTCGACATGAGTAGCTGATTTATTAACCCTAATCCTCTCTTTTTCGCTAAATAAGTCAAGCTAAAAGCAGAATCTCAGGTGAAATCGCGTGAGTCCAGAATAATCGTAACAGGCCCCCAGTTAACGAAGTCCACGTTCATCATAGCTCCGAATTCGCCCGTTTCGACTTTGCCTGGAGCTTTGATTCTAACAGCCTCAGTAAGTTTTTCAAATAATGTTTTTGCCAGATCAGGGGCAGCCGCTCCGGTAAAAGACGGTCTTCTTCCGTTGCGGCATGATGCGTAAAGTGTAAATTGCGAAACAAGCAGGATGTCTCCGCCAAAGTCTTCCAGAGACTGATTCATTTTTCCCTGTGTATCTTCAAATATTCGAAGGCCGATCATTTTATTAATGATTGTTTCCCAAACTTTTGAATCAGGGAGATCCGCGGTATCTTCTTTTCCGAATCCCACCAGCACCATTATTCCGTTACCTATAGATCCAACGGTATTTGGTCCGACATCCACTTTAGCTCTACTGGTTCTTTGTATAACTAAGCGCATTGTATTAAATTTCGCTGTATGTCGCTACTGATGATTCATTTTCAGAAACAGAAGCGTAAATCAGCTTGATTTCGTCTGTCTCAACTCTTTTTTTCATTTCTTCATATACATAGCGCGCCAGATTTTCCGAAGATGGATTTCTGTTTTTGAAATACTCGATTTTGTTAAGGTCTTTATGATCGAGTGTTTCTAAAACATCCGCTAGTTCGGTTTTAAGCACTTTGAAGTCCATAACTATTTCTACTTCAGGATCAAGTTTACATCCTTCCACTTCAACTTCTACACCGAAATTATGGCCATGCATATTTTCGCATTTCCCGTTGTAGTTTCTTAACTGGTGAGCCGCTGCAAAGTCTTTTTTTACTTTAAGTTTCCATTTTCCCTGTTTCATTATCATCTCCATGTATCTTATATATTATTAACGAAATTTTTAGCCTGCCTGTACTGAACCTTTTTTACGCCATGAATTGAATTCTTTCCAAAAGTCTCCATTGGGTCTTATTGAATAAGATGGCCCAAGCCGCAGAGAGCAGATTGCTTCTTCCAGAAACAGTTGCAGCGTTACCGGAGCAGAGCCCGGGTATCCTCCGAGGATTGCTTTCAGTTCTTTTATCCCTTCTTCAGAGCAGTGCGCGCCGTTAACGGGAAGTGGGACCGCTTCCTGACATCCGGCCTGAGCGTTAGACAGCAAACTTACTTCTTCTGCTAGAACTTTTGCCTGCTTAGGTGCATCCGAGGGGGCGTCTTCCTGATCACGCAGGTCGATTTTACCTTTTACGAGCAGCGGTTGATCCTGCGTTAAAAAATGTCCTGCAACGGCAAAAGTGTTCGGCAGCATGGTCAGCTCACCGGATCCGGTCATATCCTCCATTTGACAGAAGGCCATTTTGTCACCTTTCTTGGTGACATATTCTTTATATGACGGAATTATTACGCCGAGTCTGACCTGTGCTCCGTTACTCATTTGTTTACATTCATCAATTGTAACGATGCCGAGACGTTTCATCTCATGGCGGTAGGCCAGCAGAGGATGGCTTGTCAGGAAAAAACCGAGAGCTTCTTTTTCAAGTTTAAGTTTTTCCTCGTCCCCCCATTCTTCTGCGTTAAATTCATCAAAAGTTACAGGGGCAGGTTCGCTGTCAGCTCCACCTGAGCCTCCGAGCATATCAAGCATGTTGAGCATACCTGATTCTTTTTCCTTGGTTTTTCTCTGACCGTAGGAAACAGCTTTATCAAGACCTGCCATCAGGCCGGCGCGGGTTACGTCTAAGCTGTCCATAGCTCCGGCTCTGATAAGATATTCAATGACTCTTTTGGTTACTCTTCGCAGATTAACTCTTGAACAGAAATCAATCAGGCCGGCGAACGGGCCGTTCTTTTCCCGCTCGATAACAATTTCATTAATAGCTTCTTCGCCGACGTTTTTAATCCCGGCCATTCCGTAAATAATATCACCTTCATGAACAGAGAATCTGGCCTTGCCGAGATTGATATCCGGTTGACGGACAGTAACCTCAAGGTCACGACAGGCGTTGATGTATATGATGATTTTTTCGGTATTATTCATTTCAGTACTCATTAGAGCTGCCATGAATTCTACTGGAAAATGCGCCTTAAGGAAGGCTGTGTAATATGAAATAAGTGCGTAGGCTGCGGAGTGTGATTTGTTGAAACCGTAAGCCGCAAATTCTTCCATAAGGTCGAAAATAGCGTTGGCCGTTTTTTCAGGAATCTCATTTTCCCTGGCACCTTCAAGGAATCTGACACGCTGTTTGGACATTTCATCAGGGTCTTTTTTACCCATTGCACGCCGGAGCAGGTCACCTTCACCAAGTGAATAGTTGGCGATGGTCATAGCCGCCGCCATAACCTGTTCCTGATAAACAATAACCCCGTAAGTTGAGGCCAGACTGGCTTCCAGAGTAGGGTAGAGATAGCTTACTTCTATTTCACCGTGCTTACGCTTAATAAATTCGTCAACCATGCCGGAACCGAGCGGCCCCGGCCGGTACAGGGCAAGCATGGCGATAATATCTTCAAAGCAGTTCGGCTTGAGCATGCGCAGATATTTACGCATTCCCGAAGATTCAACCTGGAAAACACCGTCAGTGTCACCTTTGCAGAAAATATCGTAAGTAGCCTGATCATCCAGAATAAGGTTTTCGAGATCCGGAGCTTCTTTGCCCTGTTCGCGTATGATATCAAGACAGTCTTCGACAACAGTCATGGTCCTCAGGCCAAGAAAGTCGAATTTGATCAGACCGACTTTTTCAACCTTTTTCATGTCGAACTGGGTAACAACTTCGCCTTTTTTACCGAGGTAAAGGGGAAGATAGTCCATCATGGGTTTGTCTGATATAACAACACCTGCCGCATGAGTTGATGCGTGGCGCGACATTCCTTCCAAACGTTTGGCTATATCTATCAATTTGGCAATTTTCGGATCAAAATCTGCCATGTTCTGCAGTTCAGGGACAGCTTTAACCGCATTTTCAACATTGATTTTAGCTTTACTTACGCCGAGCATTTTAGCCAGCAGCCCCGGATCATCGGGGATAAGCTTTGCAATCTTATCCGTTTCGGCAAAGGTCATTCCCATGGCGCGGCCTACGTCTTTGATAACCGCTTTCGCTTTCATGGTTCCGAATGTGGTTATCTGCGCTACGTGGTCCCATCCGTACTTTTCAGAGCAGTACTTAACTACTTCAAGCCTTCTGCGTTCGCAAAAGTCAACGTCGATATCAGGCATTGAAATACGTTCGACGTTAAGGAATCTTTCGAAGAGCAGATCGAACGGAAGCGGGTCGATGTTGGTGATACGCAGTGACCATGCAACGATGGAACCCGCCGCGGAACCACGGCCCGGTCCGACAGGAATGCGGTGATCTTTTGCCCAGTTGATAAAATCCTGAACAATAAGAAAGTATGCGGGAAACCCCATCTCAATGATGACGCCCAGTTCATAATCGAGTCTTTTCCAATATTTTTTTTCATCAACTTCATATGGAAGCTTGGACAGCCTTCTTTTCAAACCGTCACGGCAAAGTTTTTCGAATTCAGAGTTGATGGTCATCCCTTCCGCAAGCTCGTATTCCGGAAAGTAGTAATTGCCGAGTTCAATTTCCAGATTGCACATTTCCGCGATGCGCTGAGTGTTGGCTATGGCTTCAGGAACGTGTGCGAAATATTCTTCGAATTCTTCAGGGGCCTTGAAGTAAAGTTCATCGGTATCCATACGCATTCTTTTTTCAGCATCCACAGTTGTCTGGGTCTGAATGCACAGGAGCAGGTCGTGAGCTTCGTAGTCATCTTTGGTCAGATAGTGACAGTCGTTAGTGGCAACAAGAGGTAAGCCTGTGCGGTTGGCACACTCGATCAGCAGTTTATTGGCGTCTTCCTGTATAGCTAGCCCGTTGGCCTGAATTTCAATGTAAAAGTTGTCAGGGAAAATCTGGGCATAAGTCTGCGCCATTTTAACGCCCGCATCGATTCCTTCATTCATCAGCGATTTGCACACTTCACCTGCAAGGCAGGCAGAAAGGCAGACCAGTCCTTCACTATATTTATTGAGCAGGTATTTACTTACGCGCGGTTTGTAGTGAAATCCTTCAAGGTATCCAAGAGATACAAGCTTGATAAGATTTTTATATCCTTGCTGATTTTTAGCTAAAAGTATCAGGTGATACCGCTCCCTGCGATCTTTTCTTTTGTGCGCGTCCTCGTCATCAATGTCGCCCGGGGCCACATATACTTCACAACCGATAATAGGTTTTATGCCCATTTCAAGCGCAGTCATATAGAACACCACGGCTCCGAACATGGTTCCGTGGTCGGTAATGGAAACAGCAGGCATTCCTAAATCTTTAGCTCGCTGACATAAATCCTTAATGCGGATAGCACCGTCAAGCAGGCTGTATTCGGTGTGAACATGTAGATGGACAAATTCTGACATATATTATTCCTGATAGTGAGATAGTTTTCTAAAGTCGTTTGAAGTGGTAGTATTTGCTTTAAGCTGGACTAGTCAACACGATTTGGGCAATTAATGAAATCAGTTTATCGTCCATGTTGAACCCCTGTTTAAAATATATATATTTGTCAGGATGTTGAATATGGTTAATACCAGCTTAGTCTCAGCCAATAATAACTGCACAGGTAAAATATCCGCATGACATCCCTACTATATATATATGAACGTGGTCCTTTGCTTTTGCTTTTTGCTACCGGATACATTTTGTATAGGGTTATCGCCGCCGTCCGGCTGCCAGAATATTTCTCGGAAAAGGCGGTAAGCCTGAGCCGCGGAAGAGCTGACTATCTTCTATTGTCGCTGATATTCGTTTCAGCGGGAATGTCTATGTTCATCCCCAATGCCGTAACCGTGCTTGCAATGATTCCTGTCATCCGCAAACTCGACGCGGAACTTGAATCAATGACAACGCCTTTGACGCTATCTATTATATATGGAGCAAATATCGGCGGCATGGGTTCGCTTATCGGAAGTCCTGCAAACATGCTGCTTATTGGAGCCTTGGACTTTTTTAAAGTTGCCGGCAGGGATAAGATTACCTTCTTTAACTGGTTTATATGGGCCGTACCACTGGTTCTGTTGTTCCTGATGCTTGCATGGTTCACAGTACGGCTTGCTCTTCCAAAGGGCGGACGAACAATCCCTACAAAATTTCAGGGCAGGGCAAAATCTATTTCAATAAGACAGAAACGAGGTCTTAAAATCTTCGGCTTCTTTTTAGGATTCTGGTTACTGACTTCAGTTCTTAGGGAGTTTATTCCTGTATATGCTGAGTTCGAGTTCATAGCTGCCCTTATCTTTACAGCAATTTTTCTCAAAGTGATCTTTGGAAGAGTCCGTACAGGGTTAGCAGGTGCGGAGAGTAAAGGGTCGTTGATGGAATGGAGCAGCCTACTTGATGGAGTTCCTAAGCAGGGTATATTGTTTTTGGTGATTTTAGGAGCAGTCGTCGGACTCGTAAAGATTCTGGATATTGATATGTATGTTGCAGAGTGGTTCAAATCTCTTTTGAGCATGCTTGCTGTAAACGGGCAGAGCGGGTATTTGCTGTATCTGGTAACAGGTATGGTCGTAATCATGCTCACCGAAGTGATGAGCAATACGATTGTTTCAACTGCGTTCTTTGCAGTGGTCGCGCAAACAGCTGATTCCTTCGGCGCTAACACTATGGGGCTTATGATACTGGTTTCGATAGCTTCAACCTGTGCATTCATGACTCCCATAGCCACACCTTGCAATAGTCTGGCCTACGGGGAGATGCGAAAGGTGTCATTGCGAACTATGTTGGTGCTTGGACTTGTGTTGAATATATTCGGAATCTTGTTGCTGTCGGCGTGGGTGTGGAAGGTTATTCCTTATGTATATGGGTAGGAAGCGTATAGTAATTTAAACGATAGAGAGATTAAAATGGAATATACTGAGAAGTTGAAAGAGTATTTAAAGAAAGAAGGCGCTGACCTTGTCGGCGTTACAGATGTTCACTCACTATCCGAGTTGAAAACTATCCCTGACAACCTGCTTTCACCATTCACTCACGCAGTATCCATTGCCATGCGCATTCCGAGAGCTGTGTTTGATTTTATTATTGATCAACCGACACCTCTTTATAGTTCCATGTATCAGAATGTGAACAGATTACTGGATGAAGTCGCTTATAAGGGGGCGAAGAAGCTTCAGTCGGATGGATATCTTAGCTTGCCTATCCCG is drawn from Desulfovibrio gilichinskyi and contains these coding sequences:
- a CDS encoding STAS domain-containing protein, with product MEDERITISDGVMTLKFGKEITIESLHGFKSNVEAKSNSPEIKIVIANLSEAHFLDSSGIGFLVSLNSRLKSLNKNMYLLRPSEQICKTLELVRLISFFNLIDDELEIS
- a CDS encoding ATP-binding protein; translated protein: MHSFVLEAVPNPEESREIARRAVLILKKFILDENILHDIDLVLTEACSNVARHAYEKIADCNKLELKIEIFPPDHIVLEIADWGKGLCSESIDFSMPSPEAVGGRGMFIMSKLMDSFELVKENGKNIIRLTRKIEEDQWKTKE
- the dtd gene encoding D-aminoacyl-tRNA deacylase, giving the protein MRLVIQRTSRAKVDVGPNTVGSIGNGIMVLVGFGKEDTADLPDSKVWETIINKMIGLRIFEDTQGKMNQSLEDFGGDILLVSQFTLYASCRNGRRPSFTGAAAPDLAKTLFEKLTEAVRIKAPGKVETGEFGAMMNVDFVNWGPVTIILDSRDFT
- the queD gene encoding 6-carboxytetrahydropterin synthase QueD, with amino-acid sequence MKQGKWKLKVKKDFAAAHQLRNYNGKCENMHGHNFGVEVEVEGCKLDPEVEIVMDFKVLKTELADVLETLDHKDLNKIEYFKNRNPSSENLARYVYEEMKKRVETDEIKLIYASVSENESSVATYSEI
- the dnaE gene encoding DNA polymerase III subunit alpha encodes the protein MSEFVHLHVHTEYSLLDGAIRIKDLCQRAKDLGMPAVSITDHGTMFGAVVFYMTALEMGIKPIIGCEVYVAPGDIDDEDAHKRKDRRERYHLILLAKNQQGYKNLIKLVSLGYLEGFHYKPRVSKYLLNKYSEGLVCLSACLAGEVCKSLMNEGIDAGVKMAQTYAQIFPDNFYIEIQANGLAIQEDANKLLIECANRTGLPLVATNDCHYLTKDDYEAHDLLLCIQTQTTVDAEKRMRMDTDELYFKAPEEFEEYFAHVPEAIANTQRIAEMCNLEIELGNYYFPEYELAEGMTINSEFEKLCRDGLKRRLSKLPYEVDEKKYWKRLDYELGVIIEMGFPAYFLIVQDFINWAKDHRIPVGPGRGSAAGSIVAWSLRITNIDPLPFDLLFERFLNVERISMPDIDVDFCERRRLEVVKYCSEKYGWDHVAQITTFGTMKAKAVIKDVGRAMGMTFAETDKIAKLIPDDPGLLAKMLGVSKAKINVENAVKAVPELQNMADFDPKIAKLIDIAKRLEGMSRHASTHAAGVVISDKPMMDYLPLYLGKKGEVVTQFDMKKVEKVGLIKFDFLGLRTMTVVEDCLDIIREQGKEAPDLENLILDDQATYDIFCKGDTDGVFQVESSGMRKYLRMLKPNCFEDIIAMLALYRPGPLGSGMVDEFIKRKHGEIEVSYLYPTLEASLASTYGVIVYQEQVMAAAMTIANYSLGEGDLLRRAMGKKDPDEMSKQRVRFLEGARENEIPEKTANAIFDLMEEFAAYGFNKSHSAAYALISYYTAFLKAHFPVEFMAALMSTEMNNTEKIIIYINACRDLEVTVRQPDINLGKARFSVHEGDIIYGMAGIKNVGEEAINEIVIEREKNGPFAGLIDFCSRVNLRRVTKRVIEYLIRAGAMDSLDVTRAGLMAGLDKAVSYGQRKTKEKESGMLNMLDMLGGSGGADSEPAPVTFDEFNAEEWGDEEKLKLEKEALGFFLTSHPLLAYRHEMKRLGIVTIDECKQMSNGAQVRLGVIIPSYKEYVTKKGDKMAFCQMEDMTGSGELTMLPNTFAVAGHFLTQDQPLLVKGKIDLRDQEDAPSDAPKQAKVLAEEVSLLSNAQAGCQEAVPLPVNGAHCSEEGIKELKAILGGYPGSAPVTLQLFLEEAICSLRLGPSYSIRPNGDFWKEFNSWRKKGSVQAG
- a CDS encoding SLC13 family permease; protein product: MTSLLYIYERGPLLLLFATGYILYRVIAAVRLPEYFSEKAVSLSRGRADYLLLSLIFVSAGMSMFIPNAVTVLAMIPVIRKLDAELESMTTPLTLSIIYGANIGGMGSLIGSPANMLLIGALDFFKVAGRDKITFFNWFIWAVPLVLLFLMLAWFTVRLALPKGGRTIPTKFQGRAKSISIRQKRGLKIFGFFLGFWLLTSVLREFIPVYAEFEFIAALIFTAIFLKVIFGRVRTGLAGAESKGSLMEWSSLLDGVPKQGILFLVILGAVVGLVKILDIDMYVAEWFKSLLSMLAVNGQSGYLLYLVTGMVVIMLTEVMSNTIVSTAFFAVVAQTADSFGANTMGLMILVSIASTCAFMTPIATPCNSLAYGEMRKVSLRTMLVLGLVLNIFGILLLSAWVWKVIPYVYG